In Myxococcus guangdongensis, one genomic interval encodes:
- a CDS encoding type I polyketide synthase — MSEHASAIAIIGLSLRFPGASDARRFWSNLISGVDSVTVLDAEQRAQAGYPSEEGWVAAAGVIEGADLFDARFFGYSPREAEQLDPQQRLFMECCWGALEAAGYTARSKPLHVGVYGGASLSSYLLTNVLPNMERRSSDWTESVLGTHSDFLATRVAYKLNLTGPAMTVQTACSTSLTAVHLACQSLLAGECTLALAGGAAVRSPQLSAYPTQEGGISSPDGHCRAFDAQAAGTVPGNGVGVVLLKRLEDALADGDPIRAVILGSAANNDGSGKAGFTAPSVSGQVTAIGDALALAGVEPSSLSYIEAHGTGTPLGDPVEVTALKQVFEGVAPGSIGLGSVKSNLGHLDSAAGVAGLIKAVLALEHRQLPPTVHFRRPNPLLGLDDSPFYVVAEPRPWNTTGPRRAGVSSFGMGGTNVHVVLEEAPVRPVSPSSRETELLLLSARSEAALERMSTELAEHLEHTQDSLADLAHTLQVGRHRFEHRSFVTASSAKDAALRLRDEGQRPRTSHDTVEKRGAVFLFPGAGSQRVNMGEELLGEPAFRQSIDRCAALLRGPLGADVRDVLFASAERYDTAVRELSRPLWTQAALFTCNWALAQLWLSRGVQPEALLGHSLGEYVAACVAGVFTLEEALELVTARGRIMEQLPPGGMTAVLAPVSQIEALLHPRLSVAALNTPSDCVIAGSLEALDALESELAARGLEARRLRLGQAAHSFMLEPHLADFARVVSRIKPRAPKLPIVSSLTGDWLTEREAVSVDYWCRHLRETVRFSDALHLLLSNKERAFIEVGPGTALSSLTRRHPSRTHQPVVSTLPYTSEEPTHPLASLGEAWLAGVSIDWGRFRAGEQRRRVTLPGYSFDRERYWIEPVTAAPTSVRSAEPREEPRPAPTRPEGSRASPPRNDTEAMLLECFRLTFHLDGIGIHDDFFSLGGDSLLALRLSARIHERLGTKLSLKAVLEASTVARLAERISGSREAVKTSPDCLVQIQTGTSAKTPVFFAHAAGGQVLFYRELARRLAPDRSVYGFSAVGLESDEPCLTTVEQMAEHYVAALRVVRPRGPYLLIGASLGGTIVYEMARRLSAEGEAVPLCALLDTPPPAFFSAQLADRISLLAFRAGEMFDPAAKWPKDLSVEEQFRMLQEEAEHKGLAPPFATVDDARRQLNVLRANSRALSLYTPPRWEGGEVQYFRAQRPPPGFPPHPELGWLDLGAATRVDVTPGDHYTMLQAPHVEVLGAKLARLLP; from the coding sequence ATGAGTGAGCACGCGTCGGCCATCGCCATCATCGGACTGTCGCTCCGCTTTCCTGGCGCCTCGGACGCAAGACGTTTCTGGTCCAACCTCATCTCCGGTGTCGACAGCGTCACGGTGCTGGACGCCGAGCAGCGGGCGCAGGCCGGCTACCCCTCCGAGGAGGGCTGGGTCGCGGCGGCGGGCGTCATCGAGGGCGCGGACCTCTTCGATGCGCGCTTCTTCGGCTACTCGCCGCGCGAGGCCGAGCAACTGGACCCGCAGCAGCGGCTCTTCATGGAGTGCTGCTGGGGCGCGCTCGAGGCCGCGGGATACACCGCCCGCTCCAAGCCCCTGCACGTGGGCGTCTATGGCGGCGCGTCCCTCAGCAGCTATCTGCTGACGAACGTCCTGCCCAACATGGAGCGCCGCTCCAGCGACTGGACGGAGAGCGTCCTCGGCACGCACAGCGACTTCCTGGCGACGCGCGTGGCCTACAAGCTCAACCTCACCGGCCCCGCGATGACGGTGCAGACGGCGTGCTCCACCTCGCTGACCGCCGTGCACCTCGCGTGTCAGTCGCTGCTCGCGGGGGAGTGCACGCTGGCGCTCGCGGGTGGCGCGGCCGTGCGCTCGCCCCAATTGAGCGCGTACCCCACGCAGGAGGGTGGCATCTCCTCGCCCGATGGACACTGCCGCGCCTTCGATGCCCAGGCCGCGGGCACCGTGCCGGGCAACGGCGTGGGCGTGGTGCTGCTCAAGCGGCTGGAGGACGCGCTCGCGGATGGCGACCCCATACGCGCCGTCATCCTCGGCTCGGCCGCGAACAACGATGGCAGCGGCAAGGCGGGGTTCACCGCGCCCTCCGTCTCCGGACAGGTCACCGCCATCGGTGATGCGCTGGCGCTCGCGGGCGTGGAGCCGAGTTCCCTCTCCTATATCGAAGCACACGGCACGGGCACACCCCTCGGCGACCCGGTGGAGGTCACCGCCCTCAAGCAGGTCTTCGAGGGCGTGGCGCCGGGCTCCATCGGCCTGGGCTCGGTGAAGAGCAACCTGGGCCACCTCGACTCGGCGGCCGGCGTGGCGGGACTCATCAAGGCCGTGCTGGCGCTGGAGCACCGCCAGCTCCCGCCCACCGTCCACTTCCGTCGGCCCAATCCGCTCCTGGGCCTTGACGACAGTCCCTTCTACGTCGTGGCCGAGCCGCGTCCGTGGAACACCACCGGGCCTCGGCGCGCGGGCGTGAGTTCGTTCGGCATGGGCGGCACCAACGTGCACGTGGTGCTCGAGGAAGCCCCCGTCCGTCCCGTGTCACCTTCGTCCCGTGAGACGGAGCTGCTGTTGCTCTCCGCCCGCTCCGAGGCCGCGCTGGAGCGGATGAGCACCGAGTTGGCCGAGCACCTGGAGCACACCCAGGATTCGCTCGCGGACCTCGCGCACACGCTCCAGGTCGGGCGTCACCGCTTCGAGCACCGGAGCTTCGTCACCGCGAGCAGCGCGAAGGACGCGGCCCTGCGCCTGCGCGACGAGGGCCAACGTCCACGCACGAGCCACGACACGGTGGAGAAGCGTGGCGCGGTCTTCCTGTTCCCCGGCGCGGGCTCCCAGCGGGTGAACATGGGCGAGGAGCTGCTCGGCGAGCCCGCCTTCCGACAGTCCATCGACCGCTGCGCCGCGCTGCTCCGAGGACCTCTCGGCGCCGACGTGCGCGACGTGCTGTTCGCCTCCGCCGAGCGCTACGACACCGCGGTGCGCGAGCTGTCACGTCCCCTCTGGACCCAGGCCGCGCTGTTCACCTGCAACTGGGCGCTCGCGCAGCTGTGGCTCTCCCGAGGCGTCCAACCCGAGGCGCTGCTCGGCCACTCCCTCGGCGAATACGTGGCGGCGTGCGTGGCGGGAGTCTTCACGCTCGAGGAGGCGCTGGAGCTCGTCACCGCGCGCGGAAGAATCATGGAGCAACTCCCACCCGGTGGGATGACGGCGGTCCTCGCGCCCGTGTCCCAGATAGAGGCGCTGCTGCATCCGCGGCTGTCCGTGGCCGCGTTGAACACGCCCTCCGATTGCGTCATCGCCGGCTCACTGGAGGCGCTCGACGCCCTGGAGTCGGAGCTCGCCGCGCGAGGCCTCGAGGCCCGGAGGCTCCGGCTCGGACAGGCCGCGCACTCGTTCATGCTGGAGCCGCACCTGGCGGACTTCGCGCGCGTCGTGTCCCGCATCAAGCCTCGCGCGCCCAAGCTGCCCATCGTGTCCAGCCTCACCGGAGACTGGCTCACCGAGCGCGAGGCCGTCAGCGTCGACTACTGGTGCCGACACCTGCGTGAGACGGTGCGCTTCTCGGATGCACTGCACCTGTTGCTCTCGAACAAGGAGCGAGCCTTCATCGAGGTGGGCCCCGGCACGGCCCTGTCCTCGCTCACCCGACGACACCCGAGCCGCACCCACCAGCCCGTGGTCTCCACGCTGCCGTACACCTCCGAGGAACCGACGCATCCACTCGCGTCACTCGGCGAGGCGTGGCTCGCGGGCGTCTCCATCGACTGGGGGCGCTTCCGCGCGGGCGAACAGCGTCGCCGTGTCACCCTCCCCGGCTACAGCTTCGACCGCGAGCGATACTGGATCGAGCCCGTCACGGCCGCCCCAACGTCCGTGCGCTCCGCGGAGCCACGTGAAGAACCCAGGCCCGCGCCAACCCGACCCGAGGGCTCGCGCGCATCGCCTCCCCGCAACGACACGGAGGCCATGCTGCTCGAGTGCTTCCGTCTCACGTTCCACCTCGACGGCATCGGCATCCACGATGACTTCTTCTCACTCGGCGGCGACTCCCTGCTCGCCCTGCGCCTGAGCGCCCGCATCCACGAGCGCCTCGGTACGAAGCTGTCCCTGAAGGCCGTGCTCGAAGCCTCCACCGTGGCGCGACTCGCCGAGCGCATCAGTGGTTCTCGCGAGGCCGTGAAGACGAGCCCCGACTGTCTCGTGCAGATTCAGACGGGCACGTCCGCGAAGACGCCCGTGTTCTTCGCGCACGCGGCGGGCGGACAGGTGCTCTTCTATCGGGAGCTGGCCCGACGGCTCGCGCCCGACCGGTCCGTGTACGGGTTCTCCGCCGTGGGCCTCGAGAGTGACGAGCCCTGCCTCACCACCGTCGAGCAGATGGCGGAGCACTACGTCGCCGCGCTCCGAGTCGTCCGCCCCAGAGGCCCCTACCTGCTCATCGGCGCGTCGCTGGGCGGCACCATCGTCTACGAGATGGCGCGGCGTCTGTCCGCCGAAGGCGAGGCCGTGCCGCTGTGCGCGCTCCTGGACACGCCGCCTCCTGCCTTCTTCTCCGCGCAGCTCGCTGACCGGATATCGCTGCTCGCCTTCCGCGCGGGGGAGATGTTCGACCCCGCCGCGAAGTGGCCCAAGGACCTGTCCGTGGAGGAGCAGTTCCGCATGCTCCAGGAAGAGGCGGAGCACAAAGGCCTCGCGCCGCCCTTCGCCACCGTCGATGACGCGCGTCGGCAGCTCAACGTGCTGCGAGCGAACTCCCGGGCCCTGAGCCTCTACACGCCACCACGCTGGGAGGGAGGAGAGGTCCAGTACTTCCGCGCCCAGCGTCCGCCCCCGGGCTTCCCTCCACACCCCGAGCTGGGATGGTTGGACCTGGGCGCGGCGACGCGCGTGGACGTCACTCCCGGAGACCACTACACGATGCTCCAGGCACCTCACGTCGAGGTGCTCGGAGCGAAGCTGGCCCGGCTGCTGCCCTAA